From Pseudoalteromonas sp. Scap06:
ACAATTTAGCCCAAATGCAATCAAAGTACTCTACCGCCTAAAAGATGGTGGCTATGATGCTTACTTAGTTGGTGGTTGCATTCGCGATGTATTGTTAGGCCAACAACCTAAAGATTTTGATGTTGTAACCAATGCTACCCCTGAGCAAGTAAAAAAACTGTTTCGTAACTGTCGCTTAATTGGTCGCCGCTTTCGTTTGGCGCACATTGTTTTTGGCCGTGAGATTATTGAAGTGGCCACAATGCGCGGCCATCACGAAGCACAAGAAGATAAAAATCAAATTAGCCAGTCAAGTGAACATGGGCAACTTCTTCGCGATAACGTATTTGGTAGCATTGAAGAAGATGCAGAACGCCGTGATTTTTCAATCAACGCTTTATACTACTCGATTAATGATTTTTGTGTTTACGATTACGCAAATGGCTTAGCCGCTATCAAAGCAAAACAAATAGAATTAATTGGCGATCCTGAAACACGCTACCGTGAAGATCCGGTACGTATGCTTCGCGCAGTGCGCTTTGCCACCAAGTTAGATATGCAAATAGCGCCAGCAAGCGAAAAGCCGATTACCGAATTAGCGAGCTTGCTTGATAATATTCCGCCAGCGCGTTTATTTGAAGAAATACTCAAGCTATTTTTAAACGGCAAAGCACAGCAAAACTTTATAATGCTGCGTCAGTACGGTTTATTTAAGTCGTTATTTCCTGAGCTAGACCGTATTTTAAATAAAAACCCTGGCGGACTTGAAGAAACCTTCATAAAGCAGATGTTTGCAAACACTGATATCCGTATTAATGCAGATAAAAAAGTCACTCCTGCATTCGTATTTGCAGCATTACTGTGGTTCCCGCTGATTGAGCGTACTGAAAAAATTAGACGCCAAGAGCAACTATCAGAATACGATGCATTTGCTCAAGCAATTAATAAAGTACTGAGTGAGAATGCCCAACATATTGCCGTACCAAAACGCTTTACTTTAGGTGCCCGTGATATTTGGCATATTCAACAACGCTTAGATAAACGTGCTGGCCAGCGTGCCTATCGTTTAACACAGCAGCCGCGCTTTAAAGCCGCTTATGATTTTTTACTATTGCGTGTTGATGCTGGTGAAACTGAGCATACAGAGCTGGCACAGTGGTGGACACAGTACTTAGGTCAAGATATTAATGGCCAAAAAGAAATGGTACGAGAGCTTGGTCATCAAGGTGGCCCAAAGCCACGCAAGCGACCTCGTCGTCGTACTACTAAAAAGCCAGCTGAGTAAATAATGTTACGTGTCTATTTGGGGTTAGGTGCAAACCTTAACAGCCCTAAAAAACAACTTGATAACGCTGTTATTGCACTTAAAAGCTTGCCAAACAGCGAACTTATAGCCTGCTCGCATTATTATGCGAGCAAGCCTATGGGACCACAAGATCAACCTGATTATGTGAATGCAGTCGCCTGTATCAACACTTCACTTGAGCCAGAGCAACTACTCGATTTAACCCAAGCCATAGAACTGGAACATGGGCGAGTCAGAAAGGCTGAGCGCTGGGGCGCACGCACATTGGATATTGATATTTTATTATTTGGTGAACACATTTTAAATACCGATCGTTTAACCGTGCCTCATTACGGATTAACTGAGCGAGAATTTGTTGTTTACCCACTGCAAGAAATTGCACCGGAACTGATTTTACCTAGCGGCGCATCTATCAAACAGATAGCAAATACCCTACCGCTTAACGACTTACAACAATTACCACGGTAATTAATTAAGGCCATTGTCTGCGAGAATATTATGTCTAAAATAACCGTTTCAACTTTGAATAAAATGAAGGCTGAAAGTAATAAAATCACTGCGTTAACAGCTTACGATGCTAGTTTTGCTAAGTTATTTCATGATAACGGCGTTGATGTTGTTTTAGTTGGTGATTCTTTGGGTATGGTATTACAAGGTGGCGATGATACCTTAGCGGTTACAAACCAAGAAATTGCCTACCATACTCGCTGTGTGCGCGCAGGAAGCCGTGATTTATTTGTTATTGCTGATTTACCGTTTATGACCTACGCAACCCCAAATGATGCGTGTAAAAATGCTGCAGAACTGATGCGCGCGGGTGCTAATATGGTCAAACTTGAAGGCGGTGAATGGCTACATGACAGCATTAAATCACTAACCCAACAAGGTATTCCAGTGTGTGGCCATTTGGGTCTTACACCGCAATCTGTGCATGTATTCGGTGGTTTTAAAATCCAGGGCCGTGAAGAAGCGCAAGCGCAAAAAATTATTGCCGATGCAAAAGCATTAGAAGCCGCAGGTGCTCAACTACTGGTGCTTGAATGTATTCCAAGTGCCTTAGCAAAACGCGTTACAGAGTCATTGAGCATCCCTACAATCGGGATTGGTGCGGGTAATGCAACCGATGGTCAAATTTTGGTTATGCACGACTTGGTGGGCATTTCTGCAGGTTATATTCCTAAATTTTCAAAAAACTTTTTACTCGAAACAGGCAATATGCCTGCTGCAGTTAAAAAGTATTGTAACGATGTCAAAAGCGGCGTATTCCCAAGCGCTGAACACGAGTTTAAATAATGCAGTCAATCACTGAAATAAAATCATTACGCAGTCAAATTAGAACCTGGCGCCAAGCCGGTTTAAGCGTGGCATTTGTTCCTACTATGGGCAACTTACACCGTGGTCATTTTTCACTGGTAGAAAAAGCTAAAACACTGGCCGATAAAGTGGTCGTGAGCATTTTTGTTAACCCAATGCAATTTGGTGCTAACGAAGATTTAGACAGTTATCCGCGTACTCTAGATGCTGATAAGCAAGGGTTAGCTGATCTTGAAACAGACATTTTGTTTATCCCCAGTGTTGAGACTATTTACCCTAATGGTTTAGGCGCGCAAAGCTTTGTTGATGTGCCTGGTATTTCAATGGGATATTGTGGTGGTTCACGCCCAGGCCACTTTAAAGGCGTAGCGACTGTTGTTACTAAGCTATTTAATTTAGTACAGCCTGATTATGCTTGTTTTGGTGAAAAAGATTTTCAGCAGCTACAAGTTGTTAAAACCATGGCTACTGACTTATCAATACCAGTAGAAATTATTGGTGTACCTACCATGCGTGAAGTTAGCGGCCTTGCCATGAGCTCGCGTAATGGGTACTTATCAAGTGATGAAAAACAAACCGCTCCTGCTTTATTTAATACCTTAAAGCATTGTGCGCAGCAAATAAAAAGCGGTAATAAAGACTTTGCTACATTGGAAAGTGAAGCAAAGAACGCATTAGAAAACGCAGGCCTAAAACCAGATTATTTTTCGATAGCTCAACGAGATACATTAAAAGCTGCTACACTCGAAGATACACGATTTGTAATTTTAGCTGCCGCCTTTTTAGGTAGTGTTAGATTAATCGACAATATTCAGGTTGAAGTTTAATACTGGTGTGGCCTCATTTTAAGGATAAGCATGAAAACTTTTTTTAAAACTAGCCTCGTGGCTTT
This genomic window contains:
- the pcnB gene encoding polynucleotide adenylyltransferase PcnB gives rise to the protein MIPRGEHGISRKQFSPNAIKVLYRLKDGGYDAYLVGGCIRDVLLGQQPKDFDVVTNATPEQVKKLFRNCRLIGRRFRLAHIVFGREIIEVATMRGHHEAQEDKNQISQSSEHGQLLRDNVFGSIEEDAERRDFSINALYYSINDFCVYDYANGLAAIKAKQIELIGDPETRYREDPVRMLRAVRFATKLDMQIAPASEKPITELASLLDNIPPARLFEEILKLFLNGKAQQNFIMLRQYGLFKSLFPELDRILNKNPGGLEETFIKQMFANTDIRINADKKVTPAFVFAALLWFPLIERTEKIRRQEQLSEYDAFAQAINKVLSENAQHIAVPKRFTLGARDIWHIQQRLDKRAGQRAYRLTQQPRFKAAYDFLLLRVDAGETEHTELAQWWTQYLGQDINGQKEMVRELGHQGGPKPRKRPRRRTTKKPAE
- the folK gene encoding 2-amino-4-hydroxy-6-hydroxymethyldihydropteridine diphosphokinase, with the protein product MLRVYLGLGANLNSPKKQLDNAVIALKSLPNSELIACSHYYASKPMGPQDQPDYVNAVACINTSLEPEQLLDLTQAIELEHGRVRKAERWGARTLDIDILLFGEHILNTDRLTVPHYGLTEREFVVYPLQEIAPELILPSGASIKQIANTLPLNDLQQLPR
- the panB gene encoding 3-methyl-2-oxobutanoate hydroxymethyltransferase, which produces MSKITVSTLNKMKAESNKITALTAYDASFAKLFHDNGVDVVLVGDSLGMVLQGGDDTLAVTNQEIAYHTRCVRAGSRDLFVIADLPFMTYATPNDACKNAAELMRAGANMVKLEGGEWLHDSIKSLTQQGIPVCGHLGLTPQSVHVFGGFKIQGREEAQAQKIIADAKALEAAGAQLLVLECIPSALAKRVTESLSIPTIGIGAGNATDGQILVMHDLVGISAGYIPKFSKNFLLETGNMPAAVKKYCNDVKSGVFPSAEHEFK
- the panC gene encoding pantoate--beta-alanine ligase, with product MQSITEIKSLRSQIRTWRQAGLSVAFVPTMGNLHRGHFSLVEKAKTLADKVVVSIFVNPMQFGANEDLDSYPRTLDADKQGLADLETDILFIPSVETIYPNGLGAQSFVDVPGISMGYCGGSRPGHFKGVATVVTKLFNLVQPDYACFGEKDFQQLQVVKTMATDLSIPVEIIGVPTMREVSGLAMSSRNGYLSSDEKQTAPALFNTLKHCAQQIKSGNKDFATLESEAKNALENAGLKPDYFSIAQRDTLKAATLEDTRFVILAAAFLGSVRLIDNIQVEV